CTACGAGTGCGAGTACCGGCTGAGGCGAAGGGATGGCCCCTGGGTGCGGGTGGTCGATCGGGGCGTGTCCGTTCGAGTCCCCGGCGAAGGTCGGGGCGAGATCGTCGGGACGACCCAGATCGTCGAGGACGCGCGGCGGGCCGAGGAGCGGATGCGCTTCCTCCTCGACGCGAGCAAGCTGCTCTTCTCCCTCGACGCCGCGACGGCCGTGGAAGACCTGGTGCGCCTCGGCGTCCCGGAGATCTGCGACTGGTTCGCCGTCTCGATCAAGGGAGACGAAGGCGTCGGGATCCGCACGAGCGCCCGCCCGGGAGGAACGGTCGAGGCCCCGCACGATGCGTATAGCAAGTTGCTTCGGAGTGTATCCGAGAGCGGGAGGACCCTCTTCCTCCCGTTGGTGGACGAGGAGGGATTGCGGAAGCTCGGGCTCGGGAAGGAGGACTGCGCCTGGCTGCGGGAGCTCGGCCTGCGCTCCCTCCTCGTGGTGCCCATCCGCTCGCGGGAGCATCTCCTCGGCGCCATGGCGATGGCGACGACCCAGCGCCCGCTCCAGCTCGAGGATCTCGAGATGGCGCAGGAGCTCGCCCGCCGGATCGCCGCCGCCGTGGACAACGCGCGGCTCTACGCGGACGCCCAGGAGGCGATCCGCCTGCGGAACGAATTCCTCACCATCGCGTCCCACGAGCTGAAGACGCCGCTGACACCGTTCCTGCTGCAGCTCGAGGCGATCCGACGCAGGATGGACGAGCGGGTTCCGGAGTGGCTCCGCGACAAGCTCCAGATCCTCCGCAAGCAGGGCCTTCGCCTGTCGCGCCTCGTGGATCAGCTCCTCGGCGTCTCGAAGCTCACGACGAGCGAGATCGTGCTCGAGGAGGAGCGCGTCGACCTCGGGGAGCTGATCGGAGACGTGATCGACCGAGCGGACGAGCTGAGGATCCGCCAGGGCTGCACGATCGAGGCCGACGGGCCGGAGCGATTGGTCGGGAAGTGGGATCGGTCCCGGCTCGAGCAGGTGATCGCGAACCTCCTGAACAACGCCCTCAAATACGGCGCCGGTGCTCCGGTGCACGTCTCATGGGACGTCGACGGCGAATCGGCGGTCGTGAAGGTCCGCGATGAGGGGATCGGGATCGAAAGGGGCGATCAGGAGCGGATCTTCGGCCGCTTCGAGCGCGCCGTCTCCGCGAGGCACTACGGCGGTTTCGGCCTCGGCCTCTTCATCGTTCGCCAGCTCGTCGAGGCGATGGGCGCCACCGTCTCGGTCGATTCGGAGCCGGGCGCCGGCGCCACGTTTTCCGTGACCTTGCCCCTCGCCCGCGAATGAAGTCGGCTCTGGCTCCGCAGCGTTAGCGAGCCACCCTTGGTCGGGGCGTTGCCCTTTGCGGCCAGGCGACCTTCCTTGCGGATTCGATTCCACTCTTCCGTACGCACGCCCGCATCGCCGCAGGGGGCGCAGCCGGGCATTGCCTCGCCGGGCTGCCGTTCCCAAGCTTTGCCTCGACGCGCCCTCCGTCTGGCGAGGGCATGGTGGGGGGCGGGGCGATGGGGTGGCAGAGGTCGAGGCGCGAGGTCTCTCGCGCCCGCATCGGAGAAGCGGCCCAGGTCGGCGCGGCGGTCGCAGCGCTCCTGGCGCTCGCGGCGCTGGTCTGGTTCTCCGGCTGCTCGGGGGGAAGGTAAAGCAGAGCCCGAACGATCTCTCGGCGCCAGGCGAGATCCGCTTCGGCGCGGTTGTGGTGGGGAATCGGGTCACCCGCACCATCGAGGTGTCGAATCGCGGGATCGGGCCCGTCTCCATCCTCTCGATCGATGCGGAGGGCGAGCTCTCGCCGGCATTCGTACTCCCCCAGCCGCCGCCCTCGAAGCTGCTCTCCGGCGACACGGTGAAGCTCGATTTTTCGTTCGCGCCGACGGAGGCCGGCCGCCTGGCGGGACGGGTGCTGCTGCACACCGACTCGGTGGAGAACGCGGAGCTCGCGATCGAGGTGAGCGGAGAGGGCGTTTATCCCTCGGTGAGCTGCAGCCAGCGGCTGGACTTCGGCCGGGTGGTGCTGAACCTCGACAAGGTCCTCCGTATCACCTGCGTCAACAACGGCGCGGTGGCGGCCCAGGTGCAGGTCGCCGGCACGACGGGTCGGGACGCGGATCTCTTCTCGGTGGGCGCGAACCTTGTGTCCAACCCCGTGGAGATCGCAGCAGGCAAGAGCCAGCTCGTAGAGGTCCGCTACACCGCGCTGCGGCTGGGGCGCGCGGACGCACAGGCG
The Vulgatibacter incomptus DNA segment above includes these coding regions:
- a CDS encoding sensor histidine kinase yields the protein MNEDDRPDPKGETTPVEPASNATSRDEARFRALIAANSDIVWEADEGGLVAPLVEERSWEAFTGQTVAEQRSRPDAFLDVIHPDDRERIWRAFSEAWAEGGNYECEYRLRRRDGPWVRVVDRGVSVRVPGEGRGEIVGTTQIVEDARRAEERMRFLLDASKLLFSLDAATAVEDLVRLGVPEICDWFAVSIKGDEGVGIRTSARPGGTVEAPHDAYSKLLRSVSESGRTLFLPLVDEEGLRKLGLGKEDCAWLRELGLRSLLVVPIRSREHLLGAMAMATTQRPLQLEDLEMAQELARRIAAAVDNARLYADAQEAIRLRNEFLTIASHELKTPLTPFLLQLEAIRRRMDERVPEWLRDKLQILRKQGLRLSRLVDQLLGVSKLTTSEIVLEEERVDLGELIGDVIDRADELRIRQGCTIEADGPERLVGKWDRSRLEQVIANLLNNALKYGAGAPVHVSWDVDGESAVVKVRDEGIGIERGDQERIFGRFERAVSARHYGGFGLGLFIVRQLVEAMGATVSVDSEPGAGATFSVTLPLARE